acaaggatgccctttatcaccactcttattcaacattgtgctagaggtcctagccagagcaattaagctagacaaagaaataaagcgcatccggattggcaaggaacaagtaaaattatctctatttgcagatgacataatcttagacacagaaaaccctaaggaatcctccagaaaactactgaaactaatagaagagtttggcagagtctcaggttataagataaacatacgaaaatcacttggattcctctacatcaacaaaaagaacatcgaagaggaaatcaccaaatcaataccattcacagtagccctcaagaaaataaaatacgtaggaataaatcttaccaaagatgtaaaagacctatacaaagaaaacgacaaagtactagtgcaagaaactaaaaaggacctacataagtggaaaagcataccttgctcatggataggaagacttaacatagtaaaaatgtctattctaccaaaagccatctatacatacaatgcacttccgatccaaattccaatgacatgttttaatgtgatggacaaataacctacttcatatggaagggaaagaagccccggataagtaaagcattattgaaaaagaagaagaaagtgggaggcctcactctacctgaatttagaacatattatacagccacagtagtcaaaacagcctagtactggtacaacaacaggcacatagaccaatggaacagaattgagaacccagatataactccatccacatatgagcagctgatatttgacaaaggcccaaagtcagttaattggggaaaagatagtctttttaacaaatggtgctggcataactggatatccacttgcaaaaaaatgaaacaggacccatacttcacaccatgcacaaaaactaactccaagtggaatAAAGACtacaacgataaagatcatggaagaaaaaatagggacaatgttaggtgccctaacacaaggcataaacagaatacaaaacattaccaaaaatgacgaagagaaaccagataactgggaggtcctaaaaatcaaacacctatgctcatctaaagacttcaccaaaagagtaaaaagaccacctaaagattgggaaaaaattttcagctgtaacatctccgaccagagcctgatctctaaaatctatatgattctgttaaaactcaaccacaaaaagacaaacaacccaatcaaaaagtgggcaaaggatatgaacacacacttcactaaagaagctaacagatacatgagaaaatgctctcgatcattagccattagagaaatgcaaattaaaactacgatgagattccatctcactccaacaaggctggcattaatccaaaaaacacaaaataataaatgttggagaggctgcggagagattggagctcttatacgctgctggcgggaatgtaaaacggtacaaccagtttggaaatctatctggcgttttctcaaaaagttagaaatagaactaccatacaacccagaaatcccactccttggaatataccctagagaaataagagccttcacacgaagagatatatgcacacccatgtttattgcagctctgtttacaatagcaaaaagctggaagcaaccaaggtgtccatcaacagatgaatggttaaataaattgtggtatattcacacaatggaatactacgcatcgataaagaacagtgatgaatctgtgaaacatttcataacatggaggaacctggaaggctttatactgagtgaaattagtcagatgcaaaaggacaaatattgtataagaccactattataagatcttgagaaatagtatgaactgagaagaacacatacttttgtggttagatgtggggagggagggagggagggcgggagagggttatttactgattagttagtagataagaactactttaggtgaaaaacaatactcaatacacggaaggtcagctcaactggactggaccaaaagcaaagaagtttcggggataaactgagtgctttgaaggactatggcttaaggggacttctaagtcaattggcaaaataattctattatgaaaacattctgcatcccactttgaagtgtggcgtctggggtcttaaatgctaacaagtggccatctaagatgcatcaattggtctcaacccacctggatcaaaggagaatgaagagcaccaaggtcacacgataactatgagcccaagagacagaaagggccacatgaaccagagacttacatcatcctgagaccagaagaactagatggtgcccagccacaaccgatgactactctgacagggagcagaacagagaacccctgagggagcagaagaacagtgggatgcagaccccaaattctcataaaaagaccagacttatggtctaactgagactagaaggaccccagaggtcatggtccccagaccttttgttagcccaagactggaaccaatcccaaagccaactcttcagacagggattggattggactgtaagatagaaaatgttactggtgaggagtgagcttcttggctcaagttgacacatgaaactatgtgggcagctcctgtccggagggcagatgagaagacagagggtggctgaatggacacggggaatacagggtagagagaaggagtatgctgtctcattagcaggcgagcaactaggaatatttagcaaggtgtatataaaattttgtatgagagactgacttgatttgtaaactttcacttaaagcagaaaataaaaaataaaataaaaaaaaagttactcagCACATTTCCCTACAAAGTTAAATGAAATGTTAagagtttttttaatttaatttttagctTAAACTTTTGTTTTGATCATTATTAACCCTGCATGAAATAAAAAGGGTAAagtttatattttttcattttatgtataaaacacaggtataaatataatatataaacaaaagTACGCTATATCTACGATATTAAAATTTCATGGGGGAGttccattaggaaaaaaaaaaatctcaacagcCTGCAAGGAGGTCTCAATAATGAGAAAAAgtggttgagaaacactgagctaaAAACCCATGCAGGAAAACAGAAACAGAAGTAGAAAGTAAGGTGGGGTGGGGGATCGTTAAGAAAATGGAAAGTAGTGTGTTCCCTATTTAAAACCCATGCCCAGAGCAAGGTCTTCAGAGAACCTGGAGGCCCAGGCTCACAGACTCACCAGCATCAACCAAGACAGCAGCATCTACAAGATCTCCAAtggccttctctttccttttgctgATCGCCCTGGTGGTGCTCAGCTGCAACTCCACCTGCTCTCTGGGCTGTGACCTGCCTCAGAGCCATAGCCTGGCTAACAGGAGAACCATGATGCTTCTGGGACAAATGAGGAGAATCTCCCCTTTCTCCTGCCTGAAGGACAGAAATGACTTTGGGTTTCCCCAGGAGGAGCTTGATGGCAACAAGATCCAGAAGGCTCAAGCCATCTCTGTCCACCATGAGATGATCCAGCAGATCTTCAACCTCTTCAGCCTACAGGCCTCATCTGCTGCCTGGGATAAGACCCTCCTGGACAAATTGTACACTGGACTCTATCAGCAGCTGAATGACCTGGAAGTCTGTTTGATGCAGGAAATGGGGGTAGAAGAAGCTCCCGTTCCTGTGATAAATGAGGACTCCATGCTGGCTGTGAGGAAGTACTTCCAAAGAATCACTGTCTATCTGACAGAGAAGAAATACAGCCCTTGTGCCTGGGAGATTGTCAGAGCAGAAGTCATGAGCTCCTTCTCTGCATCTACAAACTGGCAAGAAAGGCTAAGAAGTAAGGAAGGCGACCtggccccataaaaaaaaaaaaaatttctcatcaTGTAATACACTCTACCGTACTTTCACAAGTTCAGCCATTTTATAGACTCCCGTTTCTGCTATAATCATGACAGAAATTGGATCAAACTTGTCAAATGTGTTTTCAGGATTATTAAGCAACATTGTGTTCAACTGCATGGGCACTAGTTCCTTACAGGTGACCTTGCTGATGtatctatttaaatatttatttacttatttatatatttaacttattttttgTTCACATCATATCATGTATACCTTTACATTGTGCATAAAAATTATGTTCTCCTttatattttgttaatttattacTTTGCTTTGTTCATTAAATTTTTATTCTAGAAAACTTCTTGTATTTGTTTACTCTTCACAAAGGAAACACCAAGCCTTATTGTGTAGTTTGATTAAAGAATAGATGGTACAATTCACTCTACTCATCATTATTATGTACCAGTTATAAGTAACAGTTTTATCTTTCTCTGTTCAAATTGTATGTTGCTCTCAGGATTTAGaatagaacaaatctgtcttagaaaaagtatagccagaatgctccttagaggcaaggatggcaagactgcgtctcacataccttggacatgttgtcaggaggaatcaatccctggagaaggacatcatgcttggcagagtacagggtcaatggaaaagaggaagcccctcaatgaggtggactgacacagtggctacaacaatgagctcaagcataaccaggattgtgaggatggcccaggaccgggcagtgtttcattctgttgtgcatagggtcgctaatgagttggaaccgactcgacggcacctaacaacaacaacagaacaaataTAGTTCTTGCTCTCtcgtatctttggtttttgcacgGAAAGAAACCTAAGAACAGTAATTATACCTATCAGGTCAGTTAAATGCTACAATGAgacgaagggaaaaaaaaaagttattttcccaGCAGACGCATGATAACACATgctgacaaagaaaataaaagttgccTGTATCCTCTGCAAGTGGGCTAGAAGGTATTTAGTCAATTGTCCATTGGCAATTGGCAGTGAGTCTGCAATTTACAATGTCATAGCTGGAAGTTCATTTCTGTTCACAGAAAGATCATGACTGGTAGTGGTTACATGATAAAATAGTCTAGAACGAGAGAAAGACTTAAACTTGATTTGGAGTGTAACCGACAGGGTTATACTGTTCTTCACCTGGAATGTTACTGACAAGCTTAAACTGTTCCTCCTCCTCCCATCAAACCCTGGGTCTGTGAATTCCTGATAAGGCATCCTGTCCTCTGCTCAAGGCCACCTCACTGTCCCCCTCCATTCAGACACATGCAATGAGCCGCACACTGTCCTTAAATGAATTTGTCACGTCATACCCCACAAAAATCATGACCCCTAGCAGCCATATCGCATGCCCTACTGCACCCCCATACATGTTAATTAGTTCCTGGAATTGCCCGGCTATTCCCACAAATTTCATGAATTATACCTAACTTCCCTATCCTGAGCCATATAACTACTCTGGAATCCCCAACCTTGAAGAGCTTGATTTGAGATTCGGTTTACAAGTTCCTTGCTTGATCAGCTTGCAATAAagtctactttctctttctcaaaggcctggtgtctcacAATTGACTTGACTGGCAGGACCCACCGTCATTGGGTTACACTAGAATCTGAAGGCTTTAAAGGGGAGAGAAAAGTCACAAAGCAAACAGAGGTGAAATGGCCAACATTAGCAGGAAAACAAGGAAGAGTGGTGATATGagcatatttaaataaataaaatagcttagaagaagaattggtgcattcaTGGAAGATGTGGATTGAAACTTTCTATTAACCCTGAATATAGACAGCATCAGCGATCTTAGTGAGAGTGGGATTGGTAGAAGTACTAATAAGAAACTATATTGGAGTAAGTGGAAAGGTGAAGAAGAGAAGTTAATGACAATAcgtatagaaaaaaattttgaatGGTTTGCCTTCTGAAGTGGATGATAGAAATAGCGTGGATAATGGAAAAGAATATAGGTTGCATTTACTCTgcatagttttcctttttttaagtagatttttCTCTGgctacatacataaaatggatgTATTTGCAAGtcactttaatattttaaatcagATACATTTAATTGCTTACAGTGAAATGTCTcattgttttaattaatttttttttttgaatgtcaaTAAGTTGATCAGTGTATTGAAACTCTCCACTGTGGGGAAAACAGAGGGCATCAGAGACGTTAGAGAGAGTGGTTTTGTAGAATTAATATGCAGAAGCCATGCTGGAGTAGGTGGGAGAATGAATAAGAGAAGAGCAAATTTCCCAGTGTCATTTGTTTTCACCTGGGGAGTCACTTTCCTTCTTTTACCTTCCTTATATTCAGATCTGCATTTGCCTTCCTTTTGCCTCAATGCCTCCAAATGCAACGACAGCTTTCTAAGAaagttaaatggagaaaggaaaaatgatgTTTTGAAAACTATGAAGAATAATGGTACAGTCCTTTTCATTTCCGTTTTCAGTTCCCTGTTTTGGTACTAACCTGAAGATGAAACAGAAAGTAATTCAGATGTAGCAAGACAAACCTTGTctagaaaaatactgaataaaagagaaggaataaaattttaaataatctcAAGCCAGTAAAGGGAGGAAGGCCCATATTACCCAGCATCCTATGCTGGGCCTCACTGCCCTAAATGTTCGCAGGAAGACAGGCAACCATGAACCAAGAGACTCAGTAGAAATGCACTGACTGAATAGTCTCTGGGAGGTTATTAGTTACCTCAATAGAAGTTTCTGATGGGAGGTAAGTCATCACAGAAACTCCTGTGGTCAGCTCAGGAACTTTCAGCATAATATGTGTTCAACAATTCTATGAATGGAACTCAATACAGAAATCAACATTTGGCAAAATAAGTCCTTTTTCTActtaaagataaaaaggaaaaagaaaaagaagaatggatAATTTCCCCACTTCTGTGCTCCCTCTCAGCCCCCACATATTCAGCATAGTTTTTTTCTCCCATCATCTGGAGGCTATGGAAATATTTCATACCTGAGCCCCTGATCAAAAGAAGACAGGCGTCACAATTGACAAGCTGTATTACTCACAAAAACATCCTGGGGCTTATGCAGTTGATTCTTTGGGGACAAAAACAATCACCCTCCAATAAAGGTAATGCTACAAGTTCAAATGTATGATGCGCAGACTCATGCCAGTCTGGTAAGGAGTTATTGAGAGTCActttcctctttactttcaaGATATGTGGCTATGTGCACGTCGAGCCAGAGGGTAATCTAAAGATGTGTGGGCTAACTCAAGAATGAAGTGGGGCTGGGGAAAGGATAAAAATGTTGTGGGTCTTACGGTTAGAGCTGACACACCCATGTCCGATTAAAAAAACTAGGATATCACCCAGGGATTTCAGGTAGTAAAGACAACTACCTAAAGAGCCTTTAGTGACTCCTTTAAGAAAGGGTTGAAGGAGTGAAAAATGCCTATTATGTTCCTGAACACAAGGCCCTGGTGAAGCCCAGTCCACTGGCCATACTTCAATGCCTTTTTCATAAGAGAAAATCTGAGAATGTTATTCATGAATAATTATATCCTGAATAATGACTATGAACCTTTTGCTAATGATAAAATAGTAAACAGCATAGAGCCTTTTATCCTAAGGAGGTACTGGTCAAACAGGCCTACTAAATCCTTTCTTAAGAGGACAAATCCAGAGAGCTGAGGCAATTTGGCAGCCATGCAAAATCAAAGAGGGTAAAAATGGAGCCCCAGATCAGACGTAAAACTTGTCCCTAGCAAGAAGAGAAGCACTATCTACATAGGTTTTAATGAGAGATTTTGCTCACTTGATAGATTTGCATCCATTTGTATTGAAATATATGAAGTTTCTTTAGCCAAATTGaagttaaattgaaaaaaaaaaaaataataattgaaatTGTCAATGTCTCCTAAGTTTATTTTGAGGATACACAaagaccaataaaaaaaaaaaaaaggaataaaagtatATATTCTATGCTATATAACTATTATGCTCTCTATTTAAGAGATATACATAGAAAGGTCTTcagagagactgggaaaaaagggtCACACAGACACATACCTCACCCAGGCCACCATTATCCCCAAGATAcccaattgttcctcccccaccaataccacacagacacacactggtTGGCCTTAGTGGTGGTTAGTTGCAGCATAATATGATATCTCGATTGTGACCTGCCTCAGAGTCATGGACTGATAAACaggagggccctggtggtgtggtggttaagagatacagctgctaaccataagtttggcagttcgaatccatcagctgttccttggaaaccatatgaggtagttctactctgtcctttagagttgctatgaatcggaatccactcgacagcaatgagtttggttttcgttttgatGCTTTTGGCTAAAAAAGAAGAATCTCCCTTTTCTCCATGTGAAATACAGAAATAACTTCAGGCTCCCCTGGGACATGGTGGATGGCAGGTAGTTCCAGAAGTCTTGGGCCATATCTGCCCTCCACAAATAGTTCCATCAAATCTTCAACTGCTTCAACCTACAAAATGGCTCCTCTACTGCTTGGAATATGAATCTTCTAGTATACTCGGCACTAAAATTCACTAATAGCTGGAAGACCTGCAGATCTGTTTGGTATAGAAAGTGGAATCTGAAGAGAGATCTCTGGGAAGCAGGGGTTGTCCATACTCTGGAGGTGAAGAGGCCTTCCAAGGAACCCATCTCTATCAGAAAGAGAAGCAATGAAGTGACTGTGCATTGGAACTTGTCAGAGTGGAAATCAGGAGATCCTTCTCTTCAGCAAAAAATTCACAAGaaattttaagaagaaagaaCGGAGACCTGGAAGTTCACCAAAATGATTCTCATTGACATATATACTAGTTTCATACTCCAGTGTGTTCAGTCATTCTAGAAGACTCGTTTCTGCTTTAGTCATGGATAGAGTTGAATTCTTCAAAAGCTCCTGTTGTTAATGTGATTATGTCTAGGCACATCAGTTTTTAAGAGATGGTTATGCTGATGTCATGTATGTGTGATGGCTAatgttatctgtcaacttggctaggccgtgattcccagtattgtgtaattgtcttccattttgttatctgatgtaattgtGCTTCATTTTATAGTATTGTGCAACTATCCTCTAtttaatgtgttgtaaatcctatatgttaatgaggcaggagtagtgtggggtgtatcttgagtcatgtCCTTCCTAAAGAGCATGATTCAAGTCACACCCCCACTAAAGTCATTccattactcaagtcacacccttactcaagtcacactcttactcaagtcacactcttactcaagtcaccaccaTACTCAAGAATATatacttttattcctttttttttttttttggtctttcctttgtgTATCCTCAAAATAAACTTAGGAGACATTAACAATTTCAATCTGATGTAAGGGAAGTCTCCTTGAGGGTGTGACCTACATCCGCGGTATATATGGACACTCTGACAAAGTTCACTCTTGCTAGGATCCTACATCTGGCCtgtcatcacctgacctccagttcttggaacctgagcctgttgtctgacctgctggtTCTGGGACTGGTCAGTTTCTGAAGACCTGTGAGCTAGCTGCCTGACATCTgatctgctgattttgggattcaccagctcctgcagccccatgagccaatagcctaccatctgacctgtcAATTgtgagtttgtcagcccctacaaccacataagtcaggagaagcctcc
The sequence above is drawn from the Elephas maximus indicus isolate mEleMax1 chromosome 9, mEleMax1 primary haplotype, whole genome shotgun sequence genome and encodes:
- the LOC126083392 gene encoding interferon alpha-5-like → MAFSFLLLIALVVLSCNSTCSLGCDLPQSHSLANRRTMMLLGQMRRISPFSCLKDRNDFGFPQEELDGNKIQKAQAISVHHEMIQQIFNLFSLQASSAAWDKTLLDKLYTGLYQQLNDLEVCLMQEMGVEEAPVPVINEDSMLAVRKYFQRITVYLTEKKYSPCAWEIVRAEVMSSFSASTNWQERLRSKEGDLAP